One genomic segment of Pseudorasbora parva isolate DD20220531a chromosome 6, ASM2467924v1, whole genome shotgun sequence includes these proteins:
- the tfip11 gene encoding tuftelin-interacting protein 11, translating to MSMSHLYGRRGVEEEEDGVEIEKFEVTEWDLANEFNPDRRRHRQTKEEATYGIWAEHDSDDERPSFGGKRAKDYSAPVNFVSGGIRKTAAEEKAQQEGSDDSNDSGDAPPPPAPRMAAPKKLQTGASFKTSQRFAGGIRTGQDLGSWEKHTRGIGQKLLQKMGYVQGKGLGKNAQGIVNPIEAKVRKGKGAVGAYGNERTQQSLQDFPVIDSEEEEEQEFQRELGQWRKDPGTTKKKPRYSYKTVEELKAHGKLANKSMSRPAGELAQVKVIDMTGREQKVYHSYSHMSQKHSVPEEAPLSVSAREQKSSGFALPELEHNLKLLIELTEQDILQSARRLQHEKDTVVTLTHESDALQVRLAEEEESLGRLEQVMNLVESFEAGDMDGNPALSLQECAKVFQQLQTEFYQEYKTLGLGDLAVSVVHPLLKEKLRSWDPLKDCSDGLEEVGQWRAILESSQSLHGGPDTSNMDPYHRLIWEVWVPVMRTCVSQWQPRNVGPMVDCVECWAPVLPLWILDNVLEQLIFPRLQREVDSWNPLTDTVPIHSWIHPWLPLMQTRLEPLYAPIRSKLAHALQRWHPSDSSARLILQPWRDVFTPGAWEAFMVKNIVPKLALCLGELVVNPHQQLLEPFNWVMDWEGMLSVSTMVGLLDKNFFPKWLQVLCSWLSNNPNYEEITKWYLGWKSLLSENLLSHPLVKEKLNEALDIMNRAVASGLGGYMQPGARENIAYLIQTERRKDFQCEPQPERREVENSATRPPGTAAVPTSVPTNFKDLVQAKAEENGIVFMPLVAKRHMGKQLFTFGRIVIYIERGVVFVQGEKTWVPTSLQSLIDMAK from the exons ATGTCTATGTCCCATTTGTATGGGCGTAGAGGTgttgaggaggaggaggatggtGTGGAAATTGAAAAGTTTGAGGTGACTGAGTGGGACTTGGCCAATGAGTTCAACCCAGACAGACgcagacacagacagactaaAGAAGAAGCGACTTATGGGATTTGGGCAGAGCATGACTCTGATGATGAGCGGCCAAGCTTTGGGGGGAAAAG AGCGAAAGACTATTCAGCTCCTGTGAATTTTGTGAGTGGTGGCATACGAAAGACTGCAGCTGAGGAGAAAGCGCAGCAGGAGGGCTCAGATGACTCCAATGACAGTGGAGATGCACCTCCTCCACCCGCACCTCGCATGGCAGCTCCCAAAAAGCTCCAAACG GGTGCAAGCTTTAAGACATCCCAGAGGTTTGCAGGCGGTATTAGAACAGGGCAGGACCTGGGATCCTGGGAGAAACACACACGAGGCATAGGTCAAAAACTTCTGCAGAAGATGGGTTACGTTCAAGGAAAAGGATTGGGCAAAAATGCTCAGG GTATTGTGAATCCGATTGAGGCTAAAGTGCGGAAGGGGAAGGGAGCAGTTGGTGCATATGGTAATGAGAGGACCCAGCAGTCCCTGCAGGATTTCCCTGTTATAGACtctgaggaggaggaagagcaa GAGTTTCAGAGGGAGTTGGGGCAATGGCGTAAAGACCCGGGCACAACAAAGAAGAAGCCCAGATATTCTTACAAGACTGTGGAAGAGCTGAAAGCTCATGGCAAACTGGCCAACAAGAGCATGAGCAGACCTGCTGGAGAATTGGCTCAGGTCAAG GTGATCGATATGACAGGCAGAGAGCAGAAGGTGTATCATAGTTACAGTCATATGAGTCAGAAGCACAGTGTTCCTGAGGAAGCCCCTTTGAGCGTCAGCGCTCGAGAGCAGAAGAGCTCTGGCTTCGCTCTCCCGGAGCTGGAACACAACCTCAAACTGCTCATTGAGCTCACAGAGCAAGACATCCTACAG AGCGCACGACGTCTGCAGCATGAGAAGGACACTGTGGTGACCCTTACCCATGAGAGCGACGCCCTGCAGGTGAGGCTGGCAGAGGAGGAAGAGTCCCTTGGTCGGCTAGAGCAGGTGATGAACCTGGTGGAGAGCTTTGAAGCAGGCGATATGGACGGAAACCCTGCGCTCAGCCTTCAGGAGTGTGCTAAGGTCTTCCAGCAGCTGCAGACAGAGTTCTATCAGGAGTATAAGACTTTGGGTTTGGGAGATCTAGCTGTGTCTGTTGTGCATCCTCTATTGAAGGAGAAGCTCCGCAGCTGGGATCCACTGAag GACTGTTCAGATGGTTTAGAGGAAGTTGGTCAGTGGAGGGCAATTCTTGAAAGCTCACAATCTCTTCATGGTGGACCAGACACTTCTAACATGGACCCCTATCACAG ATTGATATGGGAAGTGTGGGTTCCAGTCATGAGGACCTGTGTGTCGCAATGGCAGCCCAGAAATGTGGGGCCCATGGTGGACTGTGTGGAATGCTGGGCTCCTGTATTACCACTGTGGATTCTGGACAACGTTTTGGAGCAGCTTATTTTCCCACGACTACAGAGAGAG GTGGACAGCTGGAACCCACTGACGGACACAGTGCCAATCCATTCATGGATTCATCCCTGGCTGCCCCTGATGCAAACCCGTCTTGAGCCGCTGTATGCTCCCATCCGCAGTAAACTAGCCCATGCTTTGCAACGCTGGCACCCCAGCGACTCCTCCGCCAGACTCATTCTGCAACCCTGGAGAGATGTCTTCACACCTGGTGCCTGGGAGGCCTTCATGGTCAAAAATATTGTCCCCAAACTGG CTCTATGTTTAGGAGAGCTGGTGGTGAATCCTCATCAGCAACTTCTAGAGCCGTTCAACTGGGTGATGGACTGGGAGGGGATGCTCTCTGTCTCCACCATGGTTGGACTGCTGGATAAGAATTTCTTCCCCAAATGGCTACAG GTGTTGTGTTCCTGGCTCAGTAACAACCCAAACTATGAAGAGATCACTAAATGGTATCTTGGCTGGAAGAGCTTACTCTCAGAGAACCTGCTTAGTCACCCATTGGTCAAAGAAAAACTGAACGAGGCGCTTGACATTATGAATCGTGCCGTTGCCTCTGGATTAG GTGGGTATATGCAACCTGGAGCAAGAGAGAACATTGCATATCTGATCCAGACAGAGAGAAGGAAAGATTTCCAGTGTGAGCCTCAGCCTGAGCGCCGTGAAGTGGAGAATTCTGCCACACGGCCACCAGGCACTGCAGCAGTACCAACATCTGTACCTACCAACTTTAAAGATCTAGTCCAGGCCAAGGCTGAGGAGAACGGCATCGTCTTCATGCCACTGGTGGCCAAACGGCATATGGGAAAACAGTTGTTCACATTTGGCAGAATAGTCATTTACATTGAACGTGGAGTGGTCTTTGTCCAAGGCGAGAAAACCTGGGTTCCAACATCACTACAGAGTCTAATTGACATGGCCAAATGA
- the prim1 gene encoding DNA primase small subunit, giving the protein MANKDYDPACLPDLLPLYYRRLFPFPQYYRWLNYGGVFKNYFQNREFSFTLKDDIYVRYQSFSTQNELEKEMQKMVPYKIDIGAVYSHRPNQHNTVKSGTFQALEKELVFDIDMTDYDDVRRCCSAADICSKCWTLMTIAIRILDRALREDFGFHHLLWVYSGRRGVHCWVCDDAARKLSVAARSAVAEYLSLVKGGEETVRKVVLSDPIHPFINHSLSVVEHYFPQYAIVEQDILGSKESVDKVFALLPEDIRKDLTTFCQKEKNPMERWDRLCTLVEHKKSGSKKGGQYFDKEIMLQYCYPRLDVNVSKGVNHLLKSPFSVHPKTGRISVPIDLKELNTFDPFEVPTISLICEELEKPREDEVDDEDMKDKENEQDAGERRRIRDYKRTSLAKYVKVFDRFLEAMARSRKGEMLMKSDLQKDF; this is encoded by the exons ATGGCAAACAAAGATTATGATCCAGCTTGTTTGCCTGACTTGTTACCGCTGTATTATCGCAGACTTTTCCCGTTCCCACAGTACTATCGTTGGTTAAATTATGGCGGTG TGTTTAAAAACTACTTCCAGAACCGTGAATTTTCATTCACGCTAAAAGATGACATTTATGTCAGATATCAGTCCTTCAGCACTCAGAATGAGCTGGAGAAAGAGATGCAGAAAATGGTTCCCTACAAGATTGATATTGGAGCAGTCTACAGCCACAGG CCCAATCAACACAACACTGTGAAGTCTGGAACCTTCCAGGCCCTAGAGAAGGAGCTGGTGTTTGACATTGACATGACAGACTATGATGATGTCAGACGTTGCTGCAG TGCTGCTGATATCTGCTCAAAGTGCTGGACTCTAATGACCATTGCTATCCGTATTCTGGACCGGGCACTTCGGG AGGACTTTGGGTTCCATCATCTCCTGTGGGTGTATTCGGGCAGGAGAGGAGTGCATTGCTGGGTTTGTGATGATGCTGCTAGGAAGCTCTCAGTGGCGGCGAGGTCTGCCGTGGCTGAGTATCTCAGTTTAGTCAAG GGTGGTGAGGAGACTGTGAGGAAAGTTGTGCTGTCAGATCCAATCCATCCGTTCATCAA TCATTCTCTTTCTGTGGTGGAGCACTATTTCCCACAGTATGCCATTGTGGAACAGGACATATTAGGCAGTAAGGAGAGTGTAGACAAAGTGTTCGCTCTGCTACCTGAAGATATC AGAAAGGACCTGACAACCTTTTGTCAAAAGGAGAAAAACCCAATGGAGCGATGGGACAGACTCTGCACTCTGGTTGAACATAAAAAG TCGGGTAGTAAGAAGGGTGGTCAGTACTTCGATAAGGAGATCATGTTGCAGTACTGTTACCCCCGTTTGGATGTCAACGTCAGTAAAGGAGTCAACCATTTACTGAAGAGCCCCTTCAGTGTACATCCCAAGACAG GGCGAATCTCAGTGCCAATAGATTTGAAAGAACTGAACACGTTTGATCCTTTTGAGGTTCCTACGATCAG TCTGATCTGTGAGGAGTTGGAGAAACCCAGAGAAGATGAGGTGGATGATGAGGACATGAAGGACAAGGAGAATGAACAAGATGCTGGAGAACGACGCAGAATCAGAG ACTATAAGCGCACAAGCCTGGCCAAGTATGTGAAGGTCTTTGATCGTTTTTTGGAGGCAATGGCTCGATCTCGGAAAGGAGAGATGCTGATGAAGAGTG aTCTTCAGAAAGACTTCTAA
- the rnd1a gene encoding rho family GTPase 1a, with protein sequence MKERRISQPLVMRCKLVLVGDVQCGKTAMLQVLAKDCYPETYVPTVFENYTAGLELEEQRVELSLWDTSGSPYYDNVRPLCYSDADAVLLCFDISRPDTVESSLKKWKAEIMDFCPSTRIILVGCKTDLRTDVCTLMELSNQRLTPISHEQGTLLAKQVGAEVYLECSAFTSEKSIHSVFRSAALTCLNKLQPPIKQSPTRRLSKRLLHLPSRAELLTSSFSKERTKSCSIM encoded by the exons ATGAAGGAGAGAAGAATCAGCCAGCCTTTGGTAATGCGTTGTAAACTGGTTTTAGTAGGAGACGTGCAGTGCGGTAAAACTGCTATGTTGCAAGTCTTGGCCAAAGACTGTTATCCTGAG ACATACGTCCCGACAGTGTTCGAGAACTACACAGCTGGACTGGAATTAGAGGAGCAGCGCGTGGAGCTTAGTTTATGGGACACGTCAG GTTCACCATATTATGATAATGTCAGGCCTCTGTGCTACAGTGATGCAGACGCTGTTCTTCTCTGCTTTGATATAAGTCGCCCTGACACCGTCGAAAGCTCTCTGAAAAAG TGGAAAGCCGAAATCATGGATTTCTGCCCCAGTACTAGAATAATCCTAGTCGGCTGCAAGACAGACCTGCGTACAGATGTTTGCACACTGATGGAGCTGTCCAATCAGAGACTGACGCCCATCTCCCATGAGCAG GGCACCTTGTTGGCAAAGCAGGTAGGAGCGGAGGTGTACCTGGAGTGCTCTGCATTCACATCGGAGAAGAGCATCCACAGCGTGTTCCGCTCAGCAGCACTCACGTGCCTCAACAAACTACAGCCCCCCATAAAGCAAAGCCCCACCCGCCGGCTCTCCAAACGCCTCCTTCACCTGCCCAGCAGGGCAGAGCTCCTGACCTCCTCCTTCAGCAAGGAGAGAACCAAGAGCTGTTCCATCATGTGA